One genomic segment of Mycolicibacterium gilvum includes these proteins:
- the nth gene encoding endonuclease III, with protein sequence MTVSEPSTGAKSARRSARKWDRETHLGLVRRARRMNRTLAQAFPHVYCELDFTNPLELTVATILSAQSTDKRVNLTTPALFAKYRTARDYATADRTELEELIRPTGFYRNKATSLIGLGQALEERFDGEVPRTLDELVTLPGIGRKTANVVLGNAFDIPGITVDTHFGRLVRRWRWTAEEDPVKVEHIVGDLIERSEWTLLSHRVIFHGRRVCHARKPACGVCVLAKDCPSYGTGPTDPLIAAALVKGPETEHLLALAGL encoded by the coding sequence GTGACCGTGAGTGAGCCCTCCACCGGTGCCAAGTCTGCGCGCCGGTCGGCCCGCAAGTGGGACAGGGAAACGCACCTGGGCCTCGTCCGCCGGGCCCGCCGGATGAATCGCACTCTGGCCCAGGCCTTCCCGCACGTCTACTGCGAGTTGGACTTCACCAACCCCCTCGAGCTCACCGTCGCGACCATCCTGTCGGCGCAGAGCACTGACAAGCGGGTCAACCTCACCACCCCCGCCCTGTTCGCGAAGTACCGCACCGCACGCGACTACGCGACCGCCGACCGCACCGAACTCGAAGAGCTGATCCGGCCCACCGGCTTCTACCGGAACAAGGCCACGTCGCTGATCGGGCTGGGGCAGGCGCTGGAGGAGCGTTTCGACGGCGAGGTGCCCCGGACGCTGGACGAACTCGTCACGCTGCCGGGTATCGGACGCAAGACCGCGAACGTGGTCCTGGGCAACGCCTTCGACATTCCCGGCATCACCGTCGACACCCATTTCGGCCGGCTCGTCCGGCGCTGGCGGTGGACCGCGGAGGAAGACCCGGTGAAGGTCGAGCACATCGTCGGCGATCTGATCGAACGCAGCGAATGGACGCTGCTCAGCCACCGGGTGATCTTCCACGGCCGGCGGGTCTGCCACGCCCGCAAGCCGGCCTGCGGGGTGTGCGTCCTCGCCAAGGACTGCCCGTCCTACGGCACAGGTCCCACCGATCCGTTGATCGCCGCTGCGCTGGTGAAAGGTCCCGAGACCGAGCATCTGCTGGCGCTGGCCGGGCTCTAG